From the genome of Nicotiana sylvestris chromosome 2, ASM39365v2, whole genome shotgun sequence, one region includes:
- the LOC138884953 gene encoding uncharacterized mitochondrial protein AtMg00860-like, with the protein MVFRLYIDSFVVVFIDNILIYSRSMGEHEQHFRIVLQTLREQKLYAKFSKCELWLKSVELLGHIVSGEGIKVFPKKIKVVQGWPHPTSVTKIRSFLGLTGYYKRFVQGFSSIASPLTRLTQKGAPFHWYDDCEASFQKLNTALTTTPVFVLPSGSGIYMVYYNASRVGLGCVLMQEGRAIAYASR; encoded by the coding sequence atggTATTCAGGCTTTACATTGATTCATTTGTAGTCGTCTTTATTGacaacatcttgatatactcccgtagcatgggggagcacgagcagcatttcaggatagtgcttcagaccttgcgagagcagaagctatatgctaagttctccaagtgtgagttgtGGCTAAAGTCAGTGGAATTAttggggcatattgtgtcaggagagggtattaaggtgttCCCCAAGAAAATTAAGGTAGTTCAGGGTTGGCCACATCCTACTTCGGTGAccaagatcaggagtttcctggggttaacAGGTTATTACAAACGATTCGttcagggcttttcatctattgcatcacctctgactagattgacccagaagggtgctcccttTCATTGGTatgatgattgtgaggcgagctttcagaagctcaacacagccttgactacaacaccagtttTTGTGTTACCTTCCGGTTCAGGGATATACATGGTATATTACAACGCTTCACGCGTTGGATtagggtgtgtattgatgcaggaggggcgagctattgcttatgcttcgcgttaG